One stretch of Pontiella desulfatans DNA includes these proteins:
- the hemN gene encoding oxygen-independent coproporphyrinogen III oxidase yields the protein MNPITINLDLLRKYNQPGPRYTSYPPATHFTEGFSAKHTCASVLAPLSLYFHLPFCSSQCLYCGCTNIVTGNLARSAEYLGYLEAELALRTPFVAEGSKVVQIQLGGGTPTFFQPNELERLGQLIRDRFPMAETIEAGVETDPRSLTLEKIEALRAAGFNRASLGVQDTCPEVQQTIGRIQPLELIGESTQWLRESGMESINFDLIYGLPNQTVESFNRTLDEALTFSPDRFAVYSYAHIPWIKTFQKSFEDRLPDAEMKLKLLQLTIEKLTGAGYVYIGMDHFAKPDDAMALALANGTLQRNFQGYSTHKGVDIHGFGMSSISHVNGSYFQNHKEIEPYYAALDAGELPIVRGYAMTEEDKIRHTAIMHIMCNLYIDYAQLSEEIGIDFAKHFKAEISSLDDLEADGLVKREPGGLHVTPLGRLFVRIVAMRFDAYLQAEQRKGRYSQTV from the coding sequence ATGAACCCAATCACGATCAACCTAGACCTGCTTCGGAAATACAACCAACCGGGGCCGCGCTACACCTCGTACCCGCCGGCCACCCACTTCACGGAGGGGTTTTCCGCCAAGCACACTTGCGCAAGTGTGCTTGCACCGCTCTCGCTCTACTTCCACCTCCCGTTCTGCTCCTCGCAATGCCTCTACTGCGGCTGTACCAACATTGTTACCGGCAACCTGGCCAGGAGCGCCGAATACCTGGGCTACCTGGAAGCTGAACTGGCCTTGCGGACGCCCTTCGTGGCCGAAGGGTCGAAGGTGGTGCAAATCCAACTCGGCGGGGGAACGCCCACCTTTTTCCAACCCAATGAACTCGAACGCCTCGGCCAACTGATCCGGGATCGCTTCCCAATGGCCGAAACCATCGAGGCCGGCGTCGAAACCGACCCCCGCTCGCTAACGCTCGAAAAGATCGAGGCACTGCGCGCCGCCGGTTTCAACCGGGCCTCGCTCGGCGTGCAGGACACCTGCCCCGAAGTGCAGCAAACCATTGGCCGCATCCAGCCGCTGGAACTGATCGGCGAGAGCACCCAGTGGCTGCGGGAGAGCGGGATGGAGTCGATCAACTTCGACCTGATCTATGGACTTCCCAACCAAACCGTGGAATCGTTCAACCGCACGCTGGATGAAGCCCTAACGTTTTCGCCCGATCGCTTCGCGGTCTACAGCTATGCGCACATCCCATGGATCAAGACGTTCCAGAAAAGCTTTGAAGACCGCCTGCCCGATGCGGAGATGAAGCTGAAACTGCTCCAGCTGACCATCGAAAAACTCACCGGGGCCGGCTATGTCTACATTGGCATGGACCACTTTGCGAAACCGGACGACGCCATGGCGCTGGCGCTGGCCAACGGAACCTTGCAACGCAACTTCCAAGGCTACAGCACCCATAAAGGCGTCGACATCCATGGCTTCGGCATGTCGTCGATTTCGCACGTCAACGGAAGCTATTTCCAAAACCACAAGGAAATCGAGCCCTACTACGCCGCACTCGATGCCGGCGAATTGCCGATCGTGCGCGGCTATGCCATGACCGAAGAGGACAAGATCCGCCATACCGCCATCATGCACATCATGTGCAACCTCTACATCGACTATGCCCAGCTCTCCGAAGAAATAGGCATCGACTTTGCCAAACACTTCAAGGCCGAGATTTCCTCGCTCGACGACCTCGAAGCCGACGGCCTTGTTAAGCGCGAACCCGGCGGCCTGCACGTCACCCCGCTCGGCCGCCTCTTCGTCCGCATCGTCGCCATGCGGTTCGATGCCTACCTCCAGGCCGAACAACGCAAAGGCCGCTATTCGCAGACCGTGTAG
- a CDS encoding nuclease-related domain-containing protein — protein sequence MNLLRKLLLERKGRRPPFLKAPLNAPGASLREQLDEKVDSFAMGLVSGPAALLAATGLIPLLKSITSLFILYTVVLAVWLGWLLFKGRKLLEEIRTTRLGYLGEVLVGQELERTRLRGCSVYHDIIDDKPKFNIDHVLIGEVGVMVFETKARSKPLKGDVSIKYQDGHLLFPNGYKSTNELNQAKRNGKHIQKLLLQLINDSNKASLRKFTAKNPVPLETCLVFPGWHADYQSAFGSGVNLSNDKMLFNFVSSQCAQHQRLSQKEAADLNEVFDKYLRSKKEHLIEV from the coding sequence ATGAATCTACTACGAAAACTTCTGTTGGAACGAAAAGGCCGACGACCGCCGTTTTTGAAGGCGCCGTTGAATGCTCCGGGCGCTTCGCTACGGGAGCAACTGGACGAGAAGGTTGATTCGTTCGCAATGGGTCTTGTTTCGGGACCCGCCGCCTTGTTGGCTGCTACTGGATTGATTCCTTTACTGAAATCCATAACCAGCCTCTTCATTCTCTATACAGTTGTTCTGGCCGTATGGCTGGGCTGGCTCCTGTTCAAGGGACGGAAGCTGTTGGAGGAAATCCGAACAACACGTTTGGGTTATCTGGGCGAAGTCCTTGTAGGCCAGGAGCTGGAACGCACCCGCCTTAGGGGCTGCTCGGTCTACCACGACATCATCGATGACAAACCAAAATTCAACATCGACCATGTCCTAATCGGCGAGGTCGGGGTGATGGTGTTTGAAACGAAAGCGCGCTCCAAGCCTCTTAAAGGTGATGTGTCGATAAAATACCAGGATGGGCACCTTCTGTTTCCGAACGGGTATAAATCAACAAATGAACTGAACCAAGCCAAACGGAATGGGAAGCATATCCAGAAGCTGTTACTGCAACTCATCAACGACAGCAACAAAGCCTCGCTGAGGAAATTCACGGCCAAGAATCCAGTGCCGCTGGAAACCTGCCTTGTGTTTCCCGGATGGCATGCCGACTACCAATCCGCTTTCGGGTCGGGCGTCAACCTGAGCAACGACAAGATGCTGTTCAACTTTGTTTCGTCGCAATGCGCCCAACACCAGCGCCTGTCGCAAAAGGAAGCCGCCGATCTCAATGAAGTTTTTGATAAATACCTTCGGTCAAAAAAAGAGCACCTGATCGAGGTTTAA
- a CDS encoding PDDEXK nuclease domain-containing protein, translating into MDEVFDFSSLVALCRETHTTMQQRAARSVNIELVVRNWLFGWYIVEYQQNGADRAEYGEAVLKKLSRELTTGLGRGFSVDSLELMRRFFTVYQGFVADERISETLSRISLLPNSEAVSRKSDIRQTLSAESAGGILELLANQFQLSWSHYVSLLTIERPEERRFYEIEAAANGWSVRELERQIGSSLFERLALSRNKEEIRTLSKEGLVLEKAADLIKDPLVLEFLELEQRASYSEDELEEAIIDKLEQFLLELGKGFLFEARQKRFTFDNDHFYVDLVFYNRLLRCYVLLDLKRDKLTHKDLGQMQMYVNHFDRHVKTEDEQPTIGIVLCHRKNDALVELTLPKDANIFASKYQLYLPSKEELKKQMQLITEELERDTKR; encoded by the coding sequence ATGGATGAGGTTTTTGATTTTAGTTCATTGGTTGCGCTGTGCCGCGAAACCCATACGACGATGCAGCAACGCGCGGCTCGCTCGGTCAACATCGAGCTGGTGGTGCGCAACTGGCTGTTTGGCTGGTATATTGTGGAGTATCAGCAGAACGGTGCGGATCGGGCGGAGTATGGCGAGGCTGTGCTGAAAAAGCTGTCGAGGGAACTAACGACTGGCTTGGGGCGTGGTTTTTCGGTGGATTCCTTGGAGCTAATGCGCCGTTTTTTCACGGTATATCAGGGGTTTGTCGCCGACGAACGAATTTCCGAGACACTGTCTCGGATTTCTCTTTTGCCAAATTCCGAGGCGGTGTCTCGGAAATCAGATATTCGGCAGACACTGTCTGCGGAATCTGCTGGTGGAATCTTGGAGCTGTTGGCCAACCAGTTTCAACTGAGCTGGTCGCACTATGTCAGCCTCCTGACGATCGAGCGTCCGGAGGAGCGCCGATTCTATGAGATCGAGGCGGCGGCCAACGGCTGGAGCGTGCGTGAACTGGAGCGGCAGATCGGGAGTTCCCTTTTTGAACGGTTGGCGCTAAGCCGCAATAAGGAGGAGATCCGCACGCTTTCCAAGGAGGGCTTGGTGTTGGAAAAAGCCGCCGACCTGATCAAGGATCCGCTGGTGCTGGAATTCCTGGAACTGGAGCAACGGGCATCCTATTCCGAGGATGAGTTGGAAGAAGCCATCATCGACAAGCTGGAGCAGTTCCTTCTGGAGCTGGGCAAGGGCTTCCTCTTCGAGGCGCGTCAGAAGCGCTTCACCTTCGACAACGACCATTTCTATGTTGACCTGGTTTTCTACAACCGCCTGCTGCGCTGCTATGTCCTGCTGGATCTCAAACGGGACAAACTCACCCACAAGGATCTCGGCCAGATGCAAATGTATGTCAACCATTTCGACCGCCATGTGAAAACCGAGGACGAGCAACCCACCATTGGCATCGTCCTTTGCCACCGAAAGAACGATGCGTTGGTCGAGCTGACCCTGCCGAAAGATGCCAATATTTTCGCCTCCAAGTATCAGCTATACCTGCCCTCCAAAGAAGAACTCAAAAAACAGATGCAACTTATTACCGAAGAGTTGGAGCGGGATACCAAACGATGA
- the hemE gene encoding uroporphyrinogen decarboxylase: protein MNDSTPMTHRERFLRACRCEATDRPPIWMMRQAGRSLPEYRELKQTRKFTELVQDPALAAEVTLQPIRRFGYDAAVIFSDILVIAEAMGQKYELLEQGGVKMDFQLNSRADIDRLNPSNVLDHIGYTPEAIRVTRKELGDERAIIGFAGSPWTLASFMVEGGSSRENLRARAMVYNEPRLFYTLLEKITEATITYLKAQIEAGADVIQIFDSQGGTLAPGLFWKISGLWMQQIIDAIGGEVPTIVFARNVHHNWKKAVQTGANVLGIDWSIGLRQTARTIPADVAVQGNMDPALLLAKPEVAAAEAARICEEMRRRNGFIFNLGHGVPPDADIAAILAVAQTVQNFE, encoded by the coding sequence ATGAATGATTCAACGCCCATGACCCACCGCGAACGCTTCCTGCGCGCCTGCCGTTGCGAAGCCACCGACCGCCCGCCCATTTGGATGATGCGCCAGGCCGGCCGCAGCCTGCCCGAATACCGCGAGCTCAAGCAAACACGCAAATTCACCGAGCTGGTGCAGGATCCGGCCCTGGCCGCCGAGGTCACCCTCCAGCCCATCCGCCGCTTCGGCTACGATGCCGCCGTCATTTTTTCCGACATCCTCGTGATTGCGGAGGCCATGGGCCAGAAATACGAGCTACTCGAACAGGGCGGCGTCAAGATGGACTTCCAGCTCAACTCGCGGGCCGATATCGACAGGCTCAACCCCTCGAATGTGCTCGACCACATTGGCTACACGCCCGAGGCCATCCGCGTCACCCGCAAGGAACTCGGCGACGAGCGCGCCATCATCGGCTTCGCCGGTTCCCCCTGGACGCTCGCCTCCTTCATGGTCGAGGGCGGCAGCTCGCGCGAAAACCTTCGCGCGCGCGCCATGGTCTACAACGAACCCAGGCTATTCTATACCCTGCTCGAAAAAATTACCGAAGCCACCATCACCTACCTCAAGGCGCAGATCGAAGCCGGGGCCGATGTCATCCAGATTTTCGATAGCCAGGGCGGCACCCTGGCCCCCGGCCTGTTCTGGAAAATCTCGGGACTCTGGATGCAGCAGATCATCGATGCCATCGGCGGAGAGGTGCCCACCATTGTCTTCGCGCGCAATGTGCACCACAACTGGAAAAAGGCCGTCCAGACCGGCGCGAACGTGCTGGGCATCGACTGGAGCATCGGCCTCCGCCAAACCGCCCGAACCATACCCGCCGATGTCGCCGTGCAGGGCAACATGGATCCGGCACTGTTGCTCGCCAAGCCCGAAGTGGCCGCGGCGGAAGCGGCCCGGATTTGCGAAGAAATGCGCCGACGCAATGGCTTCATCTTCAACCTCGGCCATGGCGTCCCGCCGGATGCCGACATCGCAGCCATCCTGGCCGTTGCCCAAACCGTACAGAATTTCGAATGA